A window of the Planococcus citri chromosome 4, ihPlaCitr1.1, whole genome shotgun sequence genome harbors these coding sequences:
- the LOC135844401 gene encoding clumping factor B-like yields the protein MSKRNTKNSVVKHVRDEYKFQHTRTETRVYTDNNNRRHTYEKKQIRTTTRESSFSSPRYAITNGSWSSGSRAVSNYSANSGRRGRATYTRTSKYTYKGPYNERYTHSNRNFHSSIQKSSYNPPQQVARRGHYNNNDYDSDTNSYKFNSDTNSHKSDSDTNSHKSNSDTNSNKSDSDTNSNKSDSDTNSNKSDSDTNSNKSDSDTNSNKSDSDTNSNESDSDTNSNKSDSDTNSNKSDSDTNSYKSDSDTNSYSDTNNCYSDTNSYYDTNSYYDSYSDSD from the exons ATGAGCAAGAGAAACACTAAAAACAGCGTCGTCAAG CATGTGCGCGATGAGTATAAATTTCAGCACACCCGTACGGAAACTCGTGTCTACACCGATAACAACAACCGCCGTCATACCtatgaaaaaaagcaaattagAACGACCACTCGAGAAAGCTCATTTAGCTCGCCTCGTTATGCGATTACAAACGGAAGTTGGAGTTCTGGCTCTCGTGCTGTGAGCAACTATTCGGCCAATTCGGGTCGTCGCGGTCGAGCGACGTATACTCGAACCTCGAAATATACCTACAAAGGTCCGTATAATGAGCGATATACGCATTCGAATCGTAACTTCCATTCGTCGATTCAAAAATCATCGTACAATCCGCCTCAGCAAGTGGCCAGAAGAGGACATTACAACAATAACGATTACGATTCCGATACAAATTCCTATAAATTCAATTCCGATACCAATTCCCATAAATCCGATTCCGATACCAATTCCCATAAATCCAATTCGGATACAAATTCCAATAAATCCGATTCGGATACAAATTCCAATAAATCCGATTCGGATACAAATTCCAATAAATCCGATTCGGATACAAATTCCAATAAATCCGATTCGGATACAAATTCCAATAAATCCGATTCGGATACAAATTCCAATGAATCCGATTCGGATACAAATTCCAATAAATCTGATTCGGATACAAATTCCAATAAATCCGATTCGGATACAAATTCCTATAAATCTGATTCGGATACAAATTCCTATTCCGATACCAATAATTGCTATTCCGATACCAATTCCTATTACGATACCAATTCCTATTACGATTCCTATTCAGATTCCGATTAG